The window gctgaattacaacaattctgcaaagttgagtgggccaaaatgcctccacagcgctgcaagagactcattgcaagttatcgcaaacgcttgactgcagttgttgctgctgagggtgacccaaccagttattaggtataaggggcaatcactttttcacacagggccatgtaggtttggatctgTCTTCTCCGTTaataaaaaggttcatttaaaaactgcattttgtgttcatttgtgttgtcactgactaatatttcaatttgtttgatgatctgaaacatttacatgtaagtgtgacaaacatgcaaaaaaataagaaatcaggaaggggccaaatactttttcacaccactgtatatcaaaCTCCAGACACCCCGAAATATGTGCCCTAATTGTTGTGAGCAGTGCAGCATACACAAAAAATTTCAGTAACttacaatatatttattaatatggaCATGTTTTCTGACCTCGATGACGGTCCACTGTTCCACCACAATGGTGTCATTGGCGGGAGGGGCGGTGCTCTTCTCTTCGTACACGAAAAGGCCCTCCAGCGACCGTGGCACGGGCTCTCCTGAAACACGGAGAAAAATCATATCGTTACTAAGACACAACGCGGACATATTGACCAGCATTCCGCAATGCCACGGTGGACGAGAGATCTTTTAGAAGTGGTTCCAAAGAAGGCCACGGTTTTGGACATAATCCTCAGAGAGAGCACTCTTGTgaaagaaacaggaagtgagacGGTTCTAAATATAAACACAGTGGACAACTGGAGGGATTGGTCGTAATCACAACAGGAAGAGACGGATTTTGGAAGCATGAATCCATTTTCTTTAGCAAACAACAATTGGATGTTCCAAAATCAACAATAGCGCCATAGGAGGACGAAGACGCCCAACCTTTAGGAGTGTCCCAGTAAACAAAAGAGTCCACCAGCGACCAGCCTCTGCGGTAGTAGGCCGCCGTCAACTCCAGCCAGTCGGCCTCCAGAGCACTGACCACTTGACCCTTCCTGGCCACACGCATCGAGAGTGCCCCCTGGTGGTAATGGCAGGCCAATGACTCCAGGGGGGCACAACCGGGAGCCCAGGAGTGGAAAAAGACCAGGAGTCGCATGTCTGGACAGAAAGAACAAGGATGGGGGTCCAATCGGATGGACACCAATAGAACATTGGAACAGAGGACATAATGAAGGGAAGTCCACTGACCAGGGCTGTACGTGTTCTCCTCCAGCTCTCTGTCTCCAGGTGGGGTGCGAGGAGGAGAGTGAGGAGGCGAGCGACAGGCCCTTTTGGGGCTGTGCATCCTGCCGCCATTGCTCACTCCGCTCACCTGCTGGAGGACTGAGCCAACGAAGCGAACCCCTCCTCGGGCACTGCTATTCACCTTCCAGAGAGACCAAAAAAGACACCACTTCACTAATAGTCCAGAGTAGGGAAGGCCATAATAATGTGTGGAATCgtttgttgattaatcatgtcatAAAGCTAtggaggcaaaatggagtgcactacttggttgCAACCAGTAGGGGAGCTCTTGAGTCATCAAGTTGTCTGTCTGAAGAAGTGCAACATGACTTcagctatgggaagttgagctacatccacAAAGATCTCCTTTATGGCACTACTCCTCAAAGAAGTATTATTCTACCcaatacaacactggcatggaaacaggagttcagaacatgcAGAGAGAGATATCCCATTTCATGTACAATATTTTCCCTATACTGCATCAAGGACATTATAAGATGACCCTATCAAGACCTTGGCACCCTGAATCTTAAGttcagtttgtgtttttgtttgagggtttttccttgcctccatcaCCCAAGGGCTGGTTCATGTGGTCATGTGGACTGTGATTGGTTGTCTTTAATGTATGAAGACCGTGGTTCCAGACCTACTACACATATAAAGTGCCTTGTGATAACTTCTGTTGTGAATTGGCGCTCTATCCAACAAATTTGACTTGACACTCACCCTGTCGATGAGCGCTCGAACGGTATCGCCAGTCAGCGAGTCCCCGGGTAGCGGCCATTCCTCCACCCTCAGCATGGGCACGCTGTGACACATGGACGCCGTCTGATGACTGCaaacaacaacattaaaaaacacaaattaaactACCAACATCAAACTTCTAGAAAGGGTCTCTAGTT is drawn from Dunckerocampus dactyliophorus isolate RoL2022-P2 chromosome 9, RoL_Ddac_1.1, whole genome shotgun sequence and contains these coding sequences:
- the rftn2 gene encoding raftlin-2 isoform X2, yielding MGCGLRKLENPEDSSPGKIYSTLKRPQVETKTETVYDYVLLDFSLEGSRPTVQYVSSLAELPQALQPYYTQGYVLAALHPIILSVGRTRSLPFSLLYRAVLARPRLSHQTASMCHSVPMLRVEEWPLPGDSLTGDTVRALIDRVNSSARGGVRFVGSVLQQVSGVSNGGRMHSPKRACRSPPHSPPRTPPGDRELEENTYSPDMRLLVFFHSWAPGCAPLESLACHYHQGALSMRVARKGQVVSALEADWLELTAAYYRRGWSLVDSFVYWDTPKGEPVPRSLEGLFVYEEKSTAPPANDTIVVEQWTVIETLSLQLEPPGFCYTPPPPPACRDEGDTAHIQSISMSTICLALISCLK